From Alphaproteobacteria bacterium, a single genomic window includes:
- a CDS encoding IS630 family transposase, translating to RVFNSYDDIVDHCCDAWNKLIDQPWKIMSIGHRQWAHRS from the coding sequence CCGCGTCTTCAACTCATACGACGACATCGTCGACCACTGCTGTGACGCCTGGAACAAGCTCATCGATCAGCCCTGGAAAATCATGTCGATCGGACACAGGCAATGGGCACATAGGTCATGA